From Paenibacillus sp. PK3_47, the proteins below share one genomic window:
- a CDS encoding amino acid ABC transporter substrate-binding protein has translation MKKFSVTLIMLLTIVLLAACGNNNAGNNTGNNAGNNAGTATEAPAAGNEGTAAAGNSLETVKANGKLRIGTEGTYAPFTFHDAEGNLTGFDVEIAREISKRLGVEPEFIETQWDGLFAGMDAKRFDVIFNEVSITDERKEKYDFSDPYIVSKAVLIVGEDNEDIQSFADLKGKKAGQSLTSNLSDIARENGAEIVEIEGFNQAIDLLLSGRIDATVNDGLSFLDLKKQKPDVKIKQVDEIAEGSQSAAVFLKGNDELIQAVNEALAEMKSDGTYLSISEKYFGADVSK, from the coding sequence ATGAAAAAATTTAGTGTAACACTTATAATGCTGCTTACCATAGTGCTCCTGGCGGCATGCGGCAACAATAACGCCGGCAACAACACAGGAAATAACGCCGGTAATAATGCCGGTACGGCAACCGAAGCTCCTGCAGCCGGTAATGAAGGCACTGCAGCAGCCGGGAACAGCCTGGAGACTGTGAAAGCAAACGGCAAGCTGCGTATCGGAACAGAAGGCACCTATGCGCCGTTCACGTTCCATGATGCTGAAGGCAATCTGACCGGATTCGACGTAGAAATTGCCCGGGAGATTTCCAAGCGTCTTGGTGTTGAACCGGAATTCATCGAGACCCAGTGGGATGGACTTTTTGCCGGGATGGATGCCAAACGCTTTGATGTAATCTTCAATGAGGTGTCCATTACTGATGAGCGCAAGGAAAAATACGATTTCTCCGATCCTTACATTGTATCCAAGGCGGTTCTGATTGTGGGTGAGGACAACGAAGATATTCAATCGTTCGCTGATCTGAAGGGTAAAAAAGCCGGCCAGTCCCTAACCAGCAACCTGTCGGACATCGCCCGTGAGAACGGTGCGGAAATCGTCGAGATTGAAGGCTTCAATCAGGCGATAGATCTGCTGCTGTCGGGACGGATTGACGCAACGGTCAATGACGGCTTGTCTTTCCTGGATCTCAAAAAACAAAAACCTGATGTGAAAATCAAGCAGGTGGATGAAATCGCCGAAGGTTCACAAAGTGCAGCGGTATTCCTTAAAGGCAATGATGAGCTGATTCAAGCTGTGAACGAAGCGCTGGCTGAAATGAAAAGTGATGGTACGTATCTGAGCATTTCCGAGAAATATTTCGGAGCTGACGTTTCCAAATAA
- a CDS encoding amino acid ABC transporter permease — protein sequence MDDRQIQIFIDSLLPLFKAGVAFTIPLALVSFVLGLLLAVLTALVRLSSWTIPKLIARFYVWVIRGTPLLVQLFIIFYGLPSAGIILDPFIAAVIGFTLSVGAYGSEIVRAAILSIHKGQWEAAFSVGMTRGQALRRVILPQAARVSVPPLSNSFISLVKDTSLAASITYVEMFRKAQQIAATTYEPLLVYSAAALFYLLFCSVLSVLQNYLEKRLGRYSAS from the coding sequence ATGGATGACCGACAAATTCAAATATTTATAGATTCACTGCTGCCGCTGTTCAAAGCCGGGGTGGCTTTTACGATTCCGCTTGCCCTTGTATCCTTTGTGCTGGGGCTGCTGCTGGCTGTTCTTACTGCACTCGTACGGCTTTCTTCCTGGACCATTCCGAAGCTGATCGCAAGATTTTATGTTTGGGTGATCCGGGGAACTCCTTTGCTGGTACAGCTTTTTATTATTTTCTATGGCCTTCCGTCAGCGGGCATTATACTGGATCCTTTTATCGCCGCTGTGATCGGCTTTACGCTTAGTGTGGGCGCATACGGCTCCGAGATTGTGCGGGCTGCGATCCTGTCGATACATAAAGGCCAATGGGAAGCGGCATTTTCCGTCGGGATGACCCGGGGGCAGGCACTGCGGAGGGTTATTTTGCCGCAAGCTGCGCGTGTATCCGTACCGCCGCTGTCGAACTCTTTTATCAGTCTGGTAAAAGATACGTCACTCGCAGCCAGCATTACCTATGTGGAAATGTTCAGAAAGGCCCAGCAGATCGCAGCTACTACTTACGAACCTCTTCTGGTCTATTCTGCTGCTGCGCTGTTCTACCTGCTGTTCTGCTCCGTGCTGTCTGTGCTGCAAAATTACCTGGAGAAACGGCTGGGCCGTTACTCGGCCAGTTAA
- a CDS encoding amino acid ABC transporter ATP-binding protein produces the protein MIEIRDLHKSFGPLQVLKGVDLRMEHDKVLVIIGPSGSGKTTLLRCFNLLEVPDKGSISLAGLHIDFTPGGKIPQKTVLSLRQKTGMVFQSYNLFPHMTALGNVMEGQVTVQKRSKEDARKRGLELLAKVGLADKADAYPHQLSGGQQQRVAIARAMAVEPEVLLFDEPTSALDPELVGEVLKVIKQLAAEGMTMVIVTHEMKFAADVADRIILMDNGVILEQGTPQQVLVETTNPRARQFLNLLSGEEE, from the coding sequence TTGATCGAAATACGTGACTTGCACAAATCCTTCGGCCCGCTGCAGGTATTAAAAGGTGTAGATCTGCGGATGGAGCATGACAAGGTGCTGGTAATCATCGGCCCTTCCGGATCCGGCAAAACAACGCTGCTGCGCTGCTTCAATCTGCTAGAGGTTCCTGACAAAGGGAGCATTTCGCTGGCCGGCCTTCATATCGATTTTACGCCCGGAGGCAAAATTCCGCAGAAAACCGTACTGTCTCTCCGCCAGAAAACCGGAATGGTGTTCCAGTCGTACAACCTGTTCCCGCATATGACTGCGCTTGGCAATGTGATGGAGGGACAGGTTACTGTCCAGAAGCGTTCAAAGGAGGATGCCCGCAAACGGGGGCTCGAGCTGCTGGCCAAGGTAGGCCTTGCTGACAAGGCGGATGCATACCCTCATCAGCTGTCGGGGGGACAGCAGCAGCGTGTGGCAATTGCCAGAGCCATGGCGGTGGAGCCGGAGGTACTGCTGTTCGATGAGCCGACGTCCGCGCTGGATCCCGAGCTGGTAGGTGAAGTGCTGAAGGTCATCAAGCAGCTTGCCGCTGAAGGCATGACGATGGTGATTGTTACCCATGAGATGAAATTTGCCGCAGATGTGGCGGACCGGATCATCCTGATGGATAACGGCGTGATTCTGGAGCAGGGCACACCGCAGCAGGTGCTGGTTGAGACCACGAACCCGCGGGCCCGGCAGTTTCTCAACCTCCTGAGCGGGGAAGAGGAGTAG